AGTTTATCCACAAAATCGAGCATACGATTCATGTCCTTTGCAATTTCAACCTTGGCTTCGTTTTCAAATTCAAGTCGTGCAAGGTGTGCGATTTTATCTATGGTTTCATTGTTGATTCGGCTCATTTTTGATTTCTATTTTTCAATTCAAAATTGGTTAAACTTTTCTCAATCACATTTTCCACTTGTGCTTTAAGCATAAGCAAATCATCTAAAGTCATTCCCTTTGTGGGGATGGGGCGATGTACTTCCACCAAAGCTAATCCCGGGCGACTGAGACCTTGTAAAAATGGGCGATCCTGAAGCAATTTCCAATTGTTTACAAAGGTAATAGGCACAATGGGCACTTGTTTCTCGATAGCGAGTTTAAACGCCCCATTTTTAAACGCCCTTAACTTAGGTGCCTCACGAGAAATTGTTCCTTCCGGAAAAAGCACAACACTGTGCCCTTCATCAATTTTTTTAGCTGCCTCTTCCAAAGAGCGATGTGATCCAATATTACTTTTACGGTCCACCAAAATATTCATCTCTTTAAAGAATATATTAAACAAGGGTGCCTTTCTCAACTCTTGCTTACCCATAAAAACAAAATAATAGGGTATGGCACAATAGCTCAAAACAATATCTAAATAGGAACTGTGATTGGAACAATAAACATAGGTTTTAGACGGGCTCAGTTTTGATTCGTATTTCACTTTAAAGCGTATTCCGGGAATATAAAGTAAGATACGTGCCCAAAACTGCATCATTTTAAAAGCCTTTGGAAACCATGCTTTACGCGAGAGTAGCACAAAAAATATAGGATACAGCAAAATCAAAGTTATGCCGAAATTCAGCACAAAGAATGTTTTCCATAACACCATTAAAAATTGCTTCACAAAACGCATGGCTTCAAAAATACATTAATTCCTATAATGATGAAAGCCCCCGAAACTCGAGGGCTTTCAACCTAAATTTCCTAATATTGATTATTTCAAGTCGAAGCTTGTTGACCCAATAGAAGCAGCATCTACATAAATTTCAACATTGTATTTACCCGGCTTAAACTCGGTTTTTTTGTCAAATATCATGCTGATTTCAACTCCCTTACCAGTGTAATCTACATTCTTTTTGCTGCTGAATAATTGCTTCTCGCCACCAATTGAGAACATATTTGAATCATCTGTACCATTTGATAAAACTTGACCATCCGGGCCGGTAATTTTCATGTACACTGTTTTTTCTTCGGCTTTCGCTAAGCGATTTTCAGCCAATGTAAATACAGCTCTTAATTTATCGGCTCTTGAAGCTTTTGTGGTTGACACTTCTTTGCTTCCAATTATTTTTCCGCGCATAGCATCTGCGAATAAATTTGCAGCAACAAGGCGTGAGCCTAAAGCAACCTTCTCATTAAGACCTTGCTTATCCGCTTCCAACTGTGCAGACTTTCCTTTTTCGGTAGTTAAATTTGCCTTAACTGTGGTGTTTTCTTCAGTTAATACTTGATTTGCCAATTGCAAAGAATCAATGTCCTTTAAGTAGCCTTTGATGAGGTTACGAATGGTTTCCAATTCTTTTTTCAAACGAGCTACAACAGAGCGATTACCTTTTTCCTTTTCGAGTTGAGCAGCAATATCTTCCAGCTCTTCTTTCTTAGCATCCAATTCGGATTGTAATTGCTTGTTATCGGTTTGTAACCCGTCGTAGGCTTTTTGCACTTCAGCCAATTCTGATTTAGTAGCTGCATATTCAGTATCCACTTTTTCTTTTTCGGCAGTTACCATTTCTGTTGCATTTTTTTGGTTATACAACTGGTATCCCAAAAATAATACAAGGAGAAATAAAACTCCGGATAAAATCATTAATAATTTATTACCGGATTTTTTTTCATTGTTTGTTTCCATTAGTTTATTTTTAAGTTTTTAAAAGAAAATGAGATTTTTGTTTCAAAAACAAATGTAATTGAATTTTATAAATAAAAACTACCTGTTTATATTTTTTGGTTGAGCGGGAAAAATACGATTATGAGCTGGCTATCTGATTTTATCACATTAATTTATCCTAGGGTTTGTATGGCCTGCGGGGAGAGTTTATTAAAACACGAAGAGTGTATTTGTAGTCAATGCATTTACTATTTGCCAAAAACAAATTTCCACAAAGAGAAAGAAAATGAGGTGAGTAAACTCTTTTGGGGAAGAGTTGAAATTCAATCGGCATGTGCCTTTTATTATTTCAAAAAGCAAAGTAAAGTGCAAAATTTGCTGCATCAATTAAAATACAAAGGGCAAAAACAGGTGGGTGTAAAATTGGGTAGTTTGTATGGAGTAGAACTCAAGCAGGACAAAAAATTTGAGGACATCAATCTGATTATTCCGGTACCGCTTCATCCCGATAAGGAAAAGAAAAGGGGATATAACCAAAGCGAAATGTTTGCTATTGGCCTCTCTCAAACCATGCAAGCACCTGCTGAATCCTCCTTACTCATTCGCAATTTTGCTTCTGAAACACAAACAAAAAAATCGAAATACAATCGCTGGGAAAATGTAAAATCTATATTTGAAGTAACGGATAGTGAAAAACTGAAAGGCAAGCATATTTTACTGGTGGATGATGTGATAACCACCGGTGCAACGATTGAGGCTTGTGCGCAGCATTTACTCTCTGTTCCGGGTACACGCGTGAGCATTGCTGCAATTGCTTGTAGTATTAATTGAATTTTATTCCCCATTCAAAAATTAGCATCTTTGCAGCAGTAAATCCGAATGGCCGAAACTATTATCATCCCCCAAACTGCATCTAAACAGGAAAAGTACGAACTACTTATTCCTCAGTTAAAAGCCTTATTGGAAGGAGAAACTGACCTCATCGCAAATTTGTCGAACACCGCAGCTGCATTAAAATATGGATTGCAGTTTTTTTGGGTGGGATTCTATCTTGTTAAACAAAATAAGGGGAAAGAAGAATTAGTCCTTGGGCCATTTCAAGGCCCTGTAGCCTGCACTCGTATTGCAAAAAGCCGAGGTGTGTGTGGAAAATGCTGGGAAACAAAAGAGGTTATACTTGTAGACGATGTAGCGAAATTCCCTGGACACATTGCTTGCAGCAGTGAATCAAAATCCGAAATCGTTTTGCCTGCATTAACTAAAAATGGGGAAGTTTTTTTGGTTTTGGATGTGGATAGCGATACACTTGCAACATTTGATAACACCGACAAAATTTACTTAACCCAAGTTATACGATTACTTGAAAACAGGCATCGGGAATGAGAAAAAGGATAGTTAATCGTAATACCCATTTCATACTTTTGTTGAGTATTAGTTTGCTCTTTTATGGCTGCGCACAAGTAGTTAGTCCTACTGGCGGCGAAAAAGATGAAACTCCTCCCAAAATTGTAAAAAGCAATCCTGCTAATGGCTCCATTCTTTTTAAGGATGAGAAAATCCAACTTAACTTTAGTGAATACATAAAAGTAAAGGATGCCAATAACCAATTAATTATTTCTCCTCCACTAAAAAAGACACCCGAACTTAAGGTTAAAAATAAAACCTTGACACTGGATATAGAAGACAGCTTAAAAGCCAATACTACATATACTTTTAGTTTTGGAAACTCGATTGTGGATTTTACTGAAGAGAACCCACTCGAAAATTTTCAATTTGTATTCTCCACCGGTAACTACTTGGATTCGATGAGTGTACTAGGGAAAGTGGAGAACGCCATGAACCACATTCCCGAAAAGGGAGTATTGGTAATGTTGTACGCACTCGAAAAAACTAGTTCTGATTCATTTCCATACCATGAAATACCTGATTATTTTGGAAAGTCGAATGAATTCGGAAATTATACGATTAACAACATTAGAGAAGGAAAATACAAGATGCTTGCTTTGAAAGATGGGAATACAAATTATTTGTTCGACAGTGAGGACGAGCAAATTGCTTTTTTAGATTCCGTTATCACCATAAACAAAAAACTCCAAATAGATGTCTCGCTTTTTCAAGAATTAAAATCAAAATTATATTTAAAAAAGCCGGTTAAGAATTACGATGGACAAGTAATTTGTGCCTTTAGCCGACCCGTAGAAAAACTAAGTTTTGAAAACTTAACTGCTTTTCAAAAATTTGATTGGAAGGCAACCGAAATTTCGTCGAATAAGGACACTGCTCGTTTCTGGTTTGCTGGTGCATCTTCAGATTCCATTCAATTAAAAGTATTGAGTGCCGGAAAGGTATTTGACACCGTTCAAGTAGCAGTGGTAAAGACTAAAGGAGAAGTTGCGGGAAGAGAGCGTAGAAAATTAAATATCAGCACCAATATTAATCCAAATGGAACGTTTGACTTAACTAAAAAGATACAACTCGTTTTACCGCAATTGGTAAATAAAGTAAACCGAGCAAGAATTTCAATAATCCATCAAAAAGATACCCTACCCTTCGTTTTTAACGCTGTGGATTCGCTAAAAAGAAAATTTGAAATAGGAGCCGCTTTTGCCGAAGACAGTGCTTATACATTGCTGATACCTTCCGGAACATTTGAAGGGTATGATGGTCTTCAAAACGACACCCTAAAAATTCAATTTCGCATGCTCACGCAACGGGACTACGGAACTTTAAAATTTGCAGTTAAATTAAAAGAAAACAGTGGGAATTTTATATTACAAATGCTGGATGAGGCAGAGCATGTGGTGAATGAACGCTTTTTAACTAAAAGCGAAATTTTGATTTATGAATATATAAAACCTCAAAACTATAAGTTCAAGCTCATTTTTGATTCCAATTCAAATCAAAAATGGAATACCGGAAATTTTTTACAGCATTTGCAACCCGAAAAGGTTATGTACTATCCACAAATATTAACCATTCGTGCGAATTGGGATTTGGAAGAAAAATGGGATCTAACTAAATAACATGAAGCGATTCGTACTTTTTGTTTTGATAATAATTGTGTGCTTCACTGCTTGTCGCAGCAGAGGCCCGCGCAATGCTGTGTGGGAAAGTAAGCATCATCCAAGCGACGACTTGCGCAAAGAGTATAAAAAGGCAAATGAAAAGGGAACAAAAGATTATAAAAATTCGAAGAAACGTTATAAACGCTTGCATCGGAATTAATGAATGCTAAAAGTATAGAGTAAACTGATCGGCATCTTGTTCCGCAGGAAAATTTTTTCGAAAATTCAGTAATTCCGGTTTGGATAAAGTTATTTGTAGGATGGTCTCTTCGCCTGGTTTTGCTGAAATTAGCGATTCCCCTAAAAAATTTAGTGCCATAGAATCTCCCGAATAATTAATATCATTTCCATCTAAGCCAACTCG
The sequence above is a segment of the Bacteroidota bacterium genome. Coding sequences within it:
- a CDS encoding ComF family protein, encoding MSWLSDFITLIYPRVCMACGESLLKHEECICSQCIYYLPKTNFHKEKENEVSKLFWGRVEIQSACAFYYFKKQSKVQNLLHQLKYKGQKQVGVKLGSLYGVELKQDKKFEDINLIIPVPLHPDKEKKRGYNQSEMFAIGLSQTMQAPAESSLLIRNFASETQTKKSKYNRWENVKSIFEVTDSEKLKGKHILLVDDVITTGATIEACAQHLLSVPGTRVSIAAIACSIN
- a CDS encoding 1-acyl-sn-glycerol-3-phosphate acyltransferase, encoding MMQFWARILLYIPGIRFKVKYESKLSPSKTYVYCSNHSSYLDIVLSYCAIPYYFVFMGKQELRKAPLFNIFFKEMNILVDRKSNIGSHRSLEEAAKKIDEGHSVVLFPEGTISREAPKLRAFKNGAFKLAIEKQVPIVPITFVNNWKLLQDRPFLQGLSRPGLALVEVHRPIPTKGMTLDDLLMLKAQVENVIEKSLTNFELKNRNQK
- a CDS encoding GAF domain-containing protein: MAETIIIPQTASKQEKYELLIPQLKALLEGETDLIANLSNTAAALKYGLQFFWVGFYLVKQNKGKEELVLGPFQGPVACTRIAKSRGVCGKCWETKEVILVDDVAKFPGHIACSSESKSEIVLPALTKNGEVFLVLDVDSDTLATFDNTDKIYLTQVIRLLENRHRE
- a CDS encoding Ig-like domain-containing protein; its protein translation is MRKRIVNRNTHFILLLSISLLFYGCAQVVSPTGGEKDETPPKIVKSNPANGSILFKDEKIQLNFSEYIKVKDANNQLIISPPLKKTPELKVKNKTLTLDIEDSLKANTTYTFSFGNSIVDFTEENPLENFQFVFSTGNYLDSMSVLGKVENAMNHIPEKGVLVMLYALEKTSSDSFPYHEIPDYFGKSNEFGNYTINNIREGKYKMLALKDGNTNYLFDSEDEQIAFLDSVITINKKLQIDVSLFQELKSKLYLKKPVKNYDGQVICAFSRPVEKLSFENLTAFQKFDWKATEISSNKDTARFWFAGASSDSIQLKVLSAGKVFDTVQVAVVKTKGEVAGRERRKLNISTNINPNGTFDLTKKIQLVLPQLVNKVNRARISIIHQKDTLPFVFNAVDSLKRKFEIGAAFAEDSAYTLLIPSGTFEGYDGLQNDTLKIQFRMLTQRDYGTLKFAVKLKENSGNFILQMLDEAEHVVNERFLTKSEILIYEYIKPQNYKFKLIFDSNSNQKWNTGNFLQHLQPEKVMYYPQILTIRANWDLEEKWDLTK